In a genomic window of Bradyrhizobium sp. LLZ17:
- a CDS encoding XdhC family protein, giving the protein MKLEILHELNAERAARRPVILVTDTESGEQRLVKAKDFAKDPLAAELDKQLRMGKSASVEAGGKRLFLNVYAPTAKLVIVGAVHISQALAPLARSLGYDVTVVDPRTAFASPERFPDVPLVAEWPDTALPPLNVDAYTAFVAVTHDPKIDDPALLHAFERNCFYIGALGSRKTHAKRGERLRAQGATESDIARIHAPIGLAIGAVSPSEIAVSIMAEITAVLRLPPKQKEQAA; this is encoded by the coding sequence GTGAAGCTCGAGATCTTGCACGAACTCAACGCCGAGCGCGCCGCGCGCCGGCCGGTGATTCTGGTCACCGACACGGAGAGCGGTGAGCAGCGGCTGGTGAAGGCAAAGGACTTCGCGAAAGACCCGCTGGCTGCCGAGCTGGACAAGCAGCTTCGCATGGGCAAGAGCGCCAGTGTCGAGGCCGGGGGCAAGAGGCTCTTCCTCAACGTCTACGCGCCCACGGCAAAGCTGGTCATTGTCGGCGCGGTCCATATCAGCCAGGCGTTGGCGCCGCTCGCACGCTCGCTCGGCTACGACGTCACCGTCGTCGATCCGCGCACGGCCTTTGCGAGCCCCGAGCGCTTCCCGGATGTTCCGCTCGTGGCCGAGTGGCCCGACACGGCGCTGCCGCCGCTCAATGTCGATGCCTACACCGCCTTTGTCGCAGTGACGCACGATCCCAAGATCGACGATCCCGCGCTGCTGCACGCCTTCGAACGCAACTGCTTCTATATCGGCGCGCTCGGCTCGCGGAAGACTCATGCCAAGCGCGGCGAGCGGCTGCGGGCGCAGGGTGCGACCGAAAGCGACATCGCGCGGATTCACGCGCCGATCGGGCTTGCCATCGGCGCCGTCTCGCCGTCTGAGATCGCGGTGTCCATCATGGCGGAGATCACGGCCGTGCTTCGCCTGCCGCCCAAGCAAAAAGAACAAGCGGCATGA
- a CDS encoding CHAD domain-containing protein, with protein MSEIGAIKRSFEPAQRPTKTNGHPLPVDGKANKNSAVSSARSGSEFRNDGVSPEACVQVGRSADETRAEPMRGETSGEIAPRATEIELKLLVNADRLADFGKAPVIVANARNKGSRKHLRAVYYDTPKRTLQRNGLSFRVRQSGTRFTQTVKAELGNDPLRRGEWEASVSSMAPDIALVLPFIPDKLRAELQRQPLEAIFTTDIRRHQRVVDLPSGTVEVAFDRGHLTSGDRSMPVSEIELELKGGNPSAIYELALRLAEHGPARPSIRSKSARGFDLAADNPPAATRPRKIRLDPSASLDEAFAAILRACLHHLLQSLPAAEDGRDAEGIHQLRVALRRLRSVLDLMRSVVSLSKVDLLRSEAKWLAQTLSPARDWDVFQHQTLGVVAQGCPAIAGFDALEAAVEQRRGACYDKVRLVLADRRASYFLIGLGSWIETRGWRSDAAPEHLAQLAEPALNFAHRILSAQHAKLLKRGRRFKSRTTEELHQVRLAAKKLRYVADFLLPLYGQRKSAKRFFKALAVLQHELGLYNDMATTASLLADIGIESSAGATAAAAIAGWQAHAMVGVEPRLRKAWSDFVKTKVPWSTEAEA; from the coding sequence ATGTCGGAAATTGGCGCCATCAAGCGATCCTTCGAACCCGCGCAGCGTCCGACGAAGACCAATGGTCATCCGTTGCCGGTGGACGGGAAGGCAAACAAGAACTCCGCCGTTTCCAGCGCAAGGTCTGGTTCCGAGTTCCGCAACGACGGGGTTTCGCCCGAAGCGTGCGTGCAGGTCGGCCGTTCCGCCGATGAAACGCGCGCCGAACCGATGCGCGGGGAAACCTCTGGCGAGATTGCCCCACGTGCCACCGAGATCGAGCTCAAGCTGCTTGTGAACGCGGATCGCCTGGCGGATTTCGGCAAGGCGCCCGTCATCGTCGCGAACGCGCGCAACAAGGGTTCACGGAAACACCTCAGGGCCGTCTACTACGACACGCCCAAGCGTACGCTCCAGCGCAACGGATTGAGTTTTCGTGTCCGCCAGAGCGGCACGCGTTTCACGCAGACGGTGAAGGCCGAACTCGGCAACGATCCGCTGCGCCGCGGCGAATGGGAAGCTAGCGTCTCGTCCATGGCTCCCGACATCGCGCTGGTGCTGCCCTTCATCCCGGACAAGCTGCGCGCCGAACTCCAACGGCAGCCGCTGGAAGCGATCTTCACCACCGACATTCGCCGGCATCAGCGCGTCGTCGACCTGCCGTCCGGCACGGTCGAGGTCGCCTTCGACCGGGGGCATCTGACATCCGGCGACCGATCGATGCCGGTCAGCGAGATCGAGCTGGAACTCAAAGGTGGTAACCCATCCGCCATCTACGAGCTGGCGCTGCGGCTGGCGGAGCATGGGCCGGCCAGGCCGTCCATTCGCAGCAAATCGGCGCGCGGATTTGACCTTGCGGCCGACAACCCACCAGCCGCGACAAGGCCGCGCAAGATACGCCTTGATCCCTCCGCATCGCTCGACGAGGCGTTTGCGGCGATCCTGCGTGCCTGTCTGCATCATCTGCTCCAGTCTCTGCCCGCCGCCGAGGACGGGCGCGATGCCGAGGGCATTCACCAGCTTCGCGTGGCGCTGCGACGCCTGCGATCCGTACTGGACCTGATGCGATCGGTGGTGTCGCTGAGCAAGGTCGACCTGCTGCGCTCAGAGGCCAAATGGCTGGCGCAAACTCTATCCCCCGCGCGCGACTGGGACGTGTTCCAGCACCAGACCCTGGGTGTCGTTGCGCAAGGCTGTCCGGCGATCGCGGGCTTCGACGCATTGGAGGCGGCCGTCGAGCAACGCCGGGGCGCGTGCTACGACAAGGTCCGCCTGGTGCTGGCCGATCGCCGCGCCTCGTATTTCCTGATCGGGCTTGGCAGCTGGATCGAAACCCGCGGCTGGCGCAGCGACGCCGCTCCGGAACATCTGGCGCAACTGGCCGAGCCCGCCCTGAATTTCGCACACCGCATTCTCTCGGCTCAGCATGCGAAACTGCTCAAGCGCGGCCGCCGTTTCAAATCGCGCACGACGGAAGAGCTGCACCAGGTGCGGCTCGCTGCCAAAAAATTGCGTTACGTCGCCGACTTCCTGCTGCCGCTGTACGGGCAGCGAAAATCAGCCAAGCGTTTTTTCAAAGCGCTGGCCGTCCTGCAACATGAGCTCGGACTGTACAACGATATGGCGACGACGGCTTCGCTGCTCGCGGATATCGGCATCGAGTCCTCGGCCGGCGCCACTGCGGCAGCCGCGATCGCGGGCTGGCAGGCCCACGCGATGGTCGGCGTCGAGCCGCGGCTGCGGAAGGCATGGTCGGACTTCGTAAAGACCAAGGTGCCCTGGTCGACCGAAGCGGAGGCATGA
- a CDS encoding ArsR/SmtB family transcription factor, producing MIETAPNPVTAVMRALADPTRRAVFERVFESKEISVAELTRGSGVTQGAISQHLKSLKQVGLVAERADGRNVYYRAAPQGLEPLVTWMDHYGVFWRERFQNLRDLLKEIDP from the coding sequence ATGATCGAAACCGCCCCAAACCCCGTCACCGCCGTGATGCGCGCCCTCGCCGATCCGACCCGGCGTGCCGTGTTCGAGCGCGTGTTCGAGAGCAAGGAGATCAGCGTCGCCGAGCTGACGCGCGGCTCGGGCGTGACCCAGGGCGCGATCTCGCAGCACCTGAAATCGCTAAAGCAGGTGGGCCTGGTCGCCGAGCGTGCCGATGGTCGCAACGTCTATTACCGCGCTGCGCCGCAAGGACTCGAGCCGCTGGTCACCTGGATGGATCATTACGGCGTCTTCTGGCGCGAGCGCTTCCAGAACCTGCGTGACCTCTTGAAGGAGATCGACCCGTGA
- a CDS encoding SRPBCC domain-containing protein, with protein MSAAELKAEAQQAIQKDIRDIVIDEVFPHAPETIWKALTSAQLIARWLMPPTGFEAVEGNTFTYQTAPGGAWDGVIHCRVLEVVPNRRLVYAWKGGDARNTGYGAPLDTVVTWSLTPVEAGTRIRLVHAGFVLPGNDTAYTGMSGGWKKVVRQLDEISGEAK; from the coding sequence GTGAGTGCTGCCGAGCTGAAAGCCGAGGCCCAACAAGCTATCCAAAAAGATATCCGGGACATCGTGATCGATGAGGTGTTCCCTCACGCGCCCGAGACGATCTGGAAAGCGCTGACCAGTGCCCAGTTGATCGCACGCTGGCTGATGCCGCCGACCGGCTTCGAAGCCGTCGAAGGCAACACCTTCACGTACCAGACCGCCCCGGGCGGCGCCTGGGACGGCGTGATCCATTGCCGGGTGCTGGAGGTCGTGCCGAACCGGCGCCTCGTCTACGCCTGGAAGGGCGGCGACGCGCGCAACACCGGCTACGGCGCACCGCTCGATACGGTCGTGACCTGGTCCCTCACCCCGGTCGAAGCCGGCACGCGCATCCGGCTGGTTCATGCGGGCTTCGTTCTGCCCGGGAACGACACGGCCTACACGGGCATGAGCGGCGGCTGGAAGAAGGTGGTTCGCCAGCTCGACGAGATCAGCGGCGAAGCCAAGTAA
- a CDS encoding DUF4189 domain-containing protein: MTSNVVARRCAMFFFALSVCVAGARYITEAHAAGAFAVGKCGAYGQAFDYGAEHEARAAAQKQCKGECTTVTMKRACAAMSVDLANPCGAYGYAVKPKISASLNAATRECYKFGGKECVIRAWACDAKG, encoded by the coding sequence ATGACTTCGAACGTCGTCGCGCGCCGTTGCGCGATGTTTTTCTTTGCGCTGTCGGTTTGTGTCGCCGGCGCCCGCTACATCACTGAAGCCCACGCCGCCGGTGCGTTTGCAGTCGGCAAGTGCGGCGCCTATGGCCAGGCCTTTGACTATGGCGCCGAGCACGAGGCTCGCGCCGCGGCGCAAAAGCAATGCAAGGGTGAATGTACGACAGTGACGATGAAGCGCGCCTGCGCGGCGATGTCGGTCGATCTCGCCAATCCCTGCGGCGCCTACGGCTATGCCGTCAAGCCGAAGATCTCGGCCTCGCTCAATGCCGCCACGCGCGAATGCTACAAATTTGGCGGCAAGGAATGCGTGATCCGGGCCTGGGCCTGCGACGCCAAAGGCTGA
- a CDS encoding DUF2000 family protein, producing the protein MLFDTKVAVVIRNDLEAWQKLNVASFLTSGVAAAFPECIGDAYEDASGTRYLAMIGQPILIYGADGPALSRALDRALTRNVAPAVYTEGMFKTTHDAANREVVKAVARADLNLVGIAMRAERKVIDKIVDGLKFHS; encoded by the coding sequence ATGCTGTTCGACACGAAAGTCGCCGTTGTCATTCGCAACGATCTCGAGGCCTGGCAGAAGCTCAATGTCGCGTCGTTCCTGACGAGCGGCGTCGCTGCCGCGTTTCCGGAATGCATTGGCGATGCCTATGAGGACGCCTCTGGAACAAGATATCTTGCGATGATCGGCCAGCCGATCCTGATCTATGGCGCCGATGGTCCGGCCTTGTCGCGCGCACTCGATCGTGCGCTCACGCGCAACGTCGCGCCGGCGGTTTACACCGAGGGCATGTTCAAGACCACGCACGACGCGGCCAATCGTGAGGTGGTGAAGGCGGTGGCGCGTGCTGACCTCAATCTCGTCGGCATCGCTATGCGCGCCGAGCGCAAGGTGATCGACAAGATCGTCGATGGATTGAAATTCCACAGTTGA
- a CDS encoding TetR/AcrR family transcriptional regulator has protein sequence MTKKPAKAVTASAVHARSGAPAEEKAAPASSRAARAEERRAAIVDAAMEEFIARGFAATRLDDIAKRAGVAKGTIYLHFKDKESMFEELVRIVIVPVVARLNALPPPTGSVRDLVETFASNFLKEVIGTRRGDLVRLIVAEGPRFPSVADFYYREVVSRGMAGMRALIELGIARGEIREKDLARFPQILVAPALIAVMWQSLFAQHAPLDAQEMLRVHLDLIFGKRSTT, from the coding sequence ATGACAAAAAAGCCCGCCAAAGCCGTCACAGCATCCGCAGTCCACGCACGGAGCGGCGCGCCAGCTGAAGAGAAAGCCGCGCCCGCCTCGAGCCGCGCCGCGCGCGCGGAGGAGCGGCGCGCCGCGATCGTGGACGCCGCGATGGAGGAGTTCATCGCCCGCGGCTTTGCGGCGACGCGGCTCGACGACATTGCCAAGCGCGCAGGCGTGGCCAAGGGCACGATCTACCTGCACTTCAAGGACAAGGAATCGATGTTCGAGGAGCTGGTGCGGATCGTGATCGTGCCGGTGGTGGCGCGGCTCAACGCACTACCGCCGCCGACCGGCTCGGTGCGCGATCTCGTCGAGACCTTTGCGAGCAACTTCCTGAAAGAGGTGATCGGCACCAGGCGTGGCGATCTCGTGCGCCTGATCGTTGCAGAGGGGCCGCGCTTTCCGTCCGTGGCGGACTTCTACTACCGCGAGGTCGTCTCGCGCGGGATGGCCGGCATGCGCGCGCTGATCGAGCTCGGCATCGCCCGCGGCGAGATCCGCGAAAAGGATCTCGCGCGCTTTCCGCAGATCCTGGTCGCGCCGGCGCTCATTGCGGTGATGTGGCAGAGCCTGTTTGCGCAGCACGCGCCGCTCGATGCGCAGGAAATGCTGCGCGTTCATCTCGATTTGATATTTGGGAAACGGAGCACGACATGA
- a CDS encoding adenylate/guanylate cyclase domain-containing protein: MVSFASRKTRQRAVLSDEFERELTREVLRTELLRVKALIITGCVMILFLTSTYLIDPAIVNRIWRGTGGLVREYILLAGFILFEVWVHSQITRNLKLDRDLPVIRRYIGATIETSLPTIILILQIRSMGAGPALGFVLPLAYFIFIILSTLRLDFWLSTFTGFVAAAELLAVALYYNSADDAGEPLIYFHAVRSTIILIGGVLAGAVGARLRRQFAASIAAATARDRVTNLFGQHVSPQVVERLMAEGTSAAGDLRRVAVMFVDFRGFTAGAQSRTPQEVVDRLDGAFAVLVDILDREGGIVNKFLGDGFLALFGAPLEASDAAHRAVAAGREMLSAMDRINAQTSWPLRIGIGIHFGEVVAGNIGSPRRKEYTVIGDTVNFASRLEALNKEFGSQLLISSAVREALGDDGGDAVALGEVTVRGYEQPMAVFQLG, translated from the coding sequence ATGGTCAGTTTTGCGAGCAGGAAAACCCGGCAGCGTGCCGTTTTGTCGGACGAATTCGAGCGCGAGCTGACGCGGGAGGTGCTGCGCACCGAGCTGTTGCGGGTGAAGGCGCTGATCATCACTGGCTGCGTGATGATCTTGTTCCTCACCTCGACCTACCTGATCGACCCCGCCATCGTGAACCGGATCTGGCGCGGGACGGGAGGTCTTGTCCGCGAATACATCCTCCTGGCGGGCTTCATCCTCTTCGAGGTCTGGGTCCACAGCCAGATCACGCGAAACCTCAAGCTCGATCGCGACCTGCCGGTGATCAGGCGCTATATCGGCGCAACAATCGAAACATCGCTGCCGACGATCATCCTGATCCTCCAGATTCGCAGCATGGGCGCTGGGCCCGCGCTCGGCTTCGTGCTGCCACTGGCCTATTTCATCTTCATCATTCTTTCGACGCTGCGTCTCGATTTCTGGCTGTCCACCTTCACGGGATTCGTGGCCGCAGCCGAACTCCTGGCCGTCGCGCTGTACTACAATTCGGCTGACGACGCCGGCGAACCCCTGATCTACTTTCACGCCGTGCGCAGCACCATCATCCTGATCGGCGGCGTGCTCGCGGGCGCCGTCGGCGCGCGATTGCGGCGGCAATTTGCCGCGAGCATCGCGGCCGCCACCGCGCGGGACCGGGTGACTAATTTGTTCGGCCAGCACGTCTCGCCTCAGGTGGTGGAACGATTGATGGCGGAGGGCACAAGTGCTGCCGGCGACCTCCGCCGTGTCGCCGTGATGTTCGTCGATTTCCGTGGCTTCACCGCCGGCGCGCAGTCGCGCACGCCGCAGGAGGTGGTCGACCGGCTCGACGGCGCCTTCGCCGTGCTGGTCGACATCCTCGATCGGGAGGGCGGCATCGTGAACAAGTTTCTCGGCGACGGCTTTCTCGCGCTGTTCGGCGCGCCGCTGGAGGCCTCCGACGCCGCCCATCGCGCGGTCGCCGCCGGCCGCGAGATGCTGAGCGCGATGGACCGCATCAACGCGCAGACCAGCTGGCCGCTCAGAATCGGCATCGGCATCCATTTCGGCGAGGTCGTCGCCGGCAATATCGGCTCGCCCCGGCGCAAGGAATACACCGTGATCGGCGACACCGTGAACTTTGCCTCCCGGCTTGAGGCGCTGAACAAGGAGTTTGGCTCCCAGCTCCTGATCTCGTCCGCCGTGCGCGAGGCGCTGGGCGATGACGGCGGCGATGCGGTGGCGCTCGGTGAGGTCACGGTACGCGGTTACGAGCAGCCGATGGCGGTGTTTCAGCTGGGGTGA
- a CDS encoding HlyD family secretion protein, translating into MLAIGLAGCNEKRDPGFQGWVEADMIFVSPDEAGRVTKLNVREGDEVKAGDALYSVDDDLQLADLNQNKATLANAQQTYDRAASLSKTGSGTQANLDSAVSALRVAEARVATSQTRMARRKGFAPVAGTIQQIYFREGEMVAAQRPVLSIMPPGNMKLRFFVPETELPKLAIGDEVRVTCDNCGADLTAKIYFIATTAEYTPPVIYSLDERNKLVHLVQARPSRPDALRVGQPISVYLNPKTPVADKR; encoded by the coding sequence ATGCTCGCCATCGGCCTCGCCGGCTGCAACGAGAAGCGTGATCCCGGCTTCCAGGGCTGGGTCGAGGCCGACATGATCTTCGTCAGCCCGGACGAAGCCGGACGGGTCACCAAGCTCAACGTGCGCGAAGGCGACGAAGTGAAGGCCGGCGATGCCTTGTATTCCGTCGACGACGACCTCCAGCTTGCCGATCTCAACCAGAACAAGGCGACGCTCGCCAATGCGCAACAGACCTATGACCGTGCGGCCTCGCTGAGCAAGACCGGCTCGGGCACGCAGGCCAATCTTGACTCCGCCGTCTCCGCCTTGCGGGTCGCGGAGGCGCGGGTGGCGACGTCACAGACGCGGATGGCGCGGCGAAAAGGTTTTGCGCCGGTCGCCGGCACCATCCAGCAGATCTACTTCCGCGAGGGCGAGATGGTGGCGGCGCAGCGGCCGGTGCTCTCGATCATGCCGCCCGGCAACATGAAGCTGCGCTTCTTCGTGCCGGAGACCGAGCTTCCGAAGCTTGCGATCGGCGACGAGGTGCGCGTGACATGCGACAATTGCGGCGCCGATCTCACGGCAAAAATCTATTTCATCGCGACCACCGCCGAATACACCCCGCCGGTGATCTACAGCCTCGATGAACGCAACAAGCTCGTCCATCTGGTCCAGGCGCGGCCCTCGCGGCCGGATGCCCTGCGCGTCGGCCAGCCGATCAGCGTCTATCTCAACCCGAAAACGCCGGTGGCGGACAAGCGATGA
- a CDS encoding NTP transferase domain-containing protein: MKFGPASPRDAIGGVTVHTLRQGALVLKKGTTIGAAEVEALERAGIKDIVVVRMETGDVSEDVAASSIALAVGGDGIHVERAFTGRANLFAARPGVLVIDRAAVDRINNIDEAITFATLSAYKPVVEGEMVGTVKIIPFGVEQGLRDAAVKAAGKDVLKIAPYVIKRVGVVSTLLPGLSSKVIDKTLRVTAERLAPAGAGIIAERRVAHEERALSAAIKELLGLGAELVIVFGASAIADRRDVIPAAVTEIGGEIEHFGMPVDPGNLLLIARAGGVPVLGAPGCARSPVENGFDWVLMRLLAGIKVTRSELMGMGVGGLLMEIVTRPQPRAKPEIEGNSRVAAIVLAAGRSTRMGGPNKLLAEFNGKKLVRIATEQALASKASEVIVVTGHQADLVEQALAGLKVKFVRNPDFTGGIASSVKAGIAAVPDGCDGALVCLGDMPLIDASLIDRLIDGFAPDRGNLIVVPVSEGRRGNPVLWSRRFFKELMTLDGDVGARHLIAKHAEAVAEVTVDGESAFLDIDTPQALDAARGATVP, encoded by the coding sequence ATGAAATTCGGTCCGGCGAGCCCCAGGGATGCGATCGGCGGGGTGACCGTCCACACCCTGCGCCAGGGAGCGCTGGTTTTGAAGAAGGGCACGACCATCGGCGCTGCCGAGGTCGAGGCGCTCGAGCGCGCCGGTATCAAGGACATCGTCGTGGTGCGGATGGAGACCGGCGATGTCTCCGAGGACGTCGCCGCCTCCAGCATCGCGCTGGCCGTCGGCGGCGACGGCATCCATGTCGAGCGCGCCTTCACCGGCCGCGCCAATCTGTTCGCCGCGCGCCCCGGCGTGTTGGTGATCGATCGCGCCGCGGTCGATCGCATCAACAATATCGACGAGGCCATCACCTTTGCGACGCTCTCCGCCTACAAGCCGGTGGTCGAGGGGGAGATGGTCGGCACCGTCAAGATCATCCCGTTCGGCGTGGAGCAAGGCTTGCGCGACGCCGCGGTGAAGGCCGCGGGCAAGGACGTGCTCAAGATCGCGCCCTATGTGATCAAGCGCGTCGGCGTGGTCTCGACGCTGCTGCCGGGGCTGTCCTCCAAGGTGATCGACAAGACGCTGCGCGTCACGGCCGAGCGGCTCGCACCGGCCGGCGCGGGCATCATCGCCGAGCGGCGCGTCGCCCATGAGGAGCGCGCGTTGTCGGCCGCGATCAAAGAGCTGCTCGGGCTTGGCGCCGAGCTCGTGATCGTGTTCGGCGCCTCGGCCATCGCCGACCGCCGTGACGTGATCCCGGCGGCCGTCACCGAAATCGGCGGCGAGATCGAGCATTTCGGCATGCCGGTCGATCCCGGCAATCTGCTGCTGATTGCGCGCGCCGGGGGTGTGCCGGTGCTGGGCGCGCCGGGTTGCGCGCGCTCGCCGGTCGAGAACGGTTTTGACTGGGTGCTGATGCGACTCTTGGCCGGCATCAAGGTGACGCGGTCCGAGCTGATGGGCATGGGCGTCGGCGGCCTCCTGATGGAGATCGTCACCCGGCCGCAACCGCGCGCCAAGCCGGAGATCGAGGGCAACAGCCGGGTCGCGGCCATCGTGCTCGCGGCAGGCCGCTCGACGCGGATGGGTGGGCCCAACAAGTTGTTGGCGGAGTTCAATGGCAAGAAGCTGGTGCGGATCGCGACCGAGCAGGCACTCGCCTCGAAGGCCTCCGAAGTGATCGTCGTGACCGGTCATCAGGCCGATCTGGTCGAACAGGCGCTTGCAGGATTAAAGGTGAAATTCGTCCGCAATCCGGATTTCACTGGCGGCATCGCAAGCTCGGTCAAGGCCGGCATCGCGGCGGTGCCTGACGGCTGCGACGGCGCATTGGTCTGTCTCGGCGACATGCCGCTGATCGATGCCAGCCTGATCGACCGCCTGATCGACGGCTTCGCGCCGGACCGCGGCAATCTCATCGTCGTGCCCGTCAGTGAAGGCCGCCGCGGCAATCCGGTGCTGTGGTCGCGGCGCTTCTTCAAAGAGTTGATGACACTCGACGGCGATGTCGGCGCGCGGCACTTGATCGCCAAGCATGCGGAGGCAGTCGCCGAAGTGACGGTCGACGGCGAGAGCGCCTTCCTCGATATCGACACGCCGCAGGCGCTGGACGCGGCACGGGGGGCGACGGTGCCGTAG
- a CDS encoding ABC transporter ATP-binding protein has protein sequence MNGGNGIAIDVKGLSKSFGGREVVHDLSMQVKRGSIYGFLGPNGSGKTTTIRILCGLLTPDSGEGTCLGYDILRDAEKIKRQVGYMTQRFSLYQDLCVRENLEFVARLYGLRDPRRAARDMIRRLGLSGRGEQLAGELSGGWKQRLALGACTLPNPQLLLLDEPTAGVDPKARRDFWNEIHALAADGLTVLVSTHYMDEAERCHEIAYIAYGHLLAHGTVDEVIAKSALTTYTVTGEDLNSLTAQLTGKPGVDMVAPFGTSLHVSGRDVAALEASIAPWREKTGLHWHKSAPSLEDVFIELMGRSKDNFQ, from the coding sequence ATGAACGGCGGCAACGGCATTGCGATCGACGTCAAGGGCCTGAGCAAATCGTTCGGCGGCCGCGAGGTCGTGCACGATCTGTCGATGCAGGTGAAGCGCGGCTCGATCTACGGCTTCCTCGGACCCAACGGCTCGGGCAAGACCACCACCATCCGCATCCTCTGCGGCCTGCTCACGCCTGACAGCGGCGAGGGCACCTGTCTCGGCTATGACATCTTGCGCGATGCCGAAAAGATCAAGCGCCAGGTCGGCTACATGACCCAGCGTTTCAGCCTGTATCAGGACCTCTGCGTGCGCGAGAACCTCGAATTTGTCGCGCGGCTCTACGGCCTGCGCGATCCGCGCCGCGCTGCGCGCGACATGATCAGACGGCTCGGTCTTTCCGGCCGCGGGGAGCAGCTTGCCGGTGAGCTCTCCGGAGGCTGGAAGCAACGCCTTGCGTTAGGGGCCTGCACGCTGCCCAATCCGCAATTGTTGCTGCTCGACGAGCCGACCGCCGGCGTCGATCCCAAGGCGCGGCGCGATTTCTGGAACGAGATCCATGCGCTTGCCGCCGATGGACTGACCGTGCTGGTTTCCACCCATTATATGGATGAGGCCGAGCGATGCCACGAGATCGCGTATATCGCCTATGGCCATCTGCTCGCGCACGGCACGGTGGACGAGGTCATCGCGAAATCCGCGCTCACGACTTACACCGTGACCGGCGAGGACCTCAACAGCCTGACGGCCCAGCTCACCGGCAAACCGGGCGTCGACATGGTGGCGCCGTTCGGCACCTCGCTCCACGTCTCCGGTCGCGATGTCGCGGCACTGGAGGCGAGCATCGCGCCGTGGCGTGAAAAGACCGGCCTGCACTGGCATAAATCGGCGCCGTCGCTGGAGGATGTCTTCATCGAGCTGATGGGCCGCTCCAAGGATAATTTCCAATGA
- a CDS encoding ABC transporter permease, which produces MSAVDHSAPAREIRERFGFWKRSYAMLIKEFIQLRRDRVSFAMIVMLPVMQLLLFGYAINTTPHNLPSAVLLQEDSDLARSVLKALENTAYFRFIYQVHDVDDFDNLLKSGKVLFGVEIPRGFERAVRRGDRPALLVAADATDPVAASAALGSLGMIVQTALQHDLFIGDPPAMPFEIRAHARYNPAAVSSLNIVPGLVGTILTMTMLIFTALSVTREVERGTMESLLSMPIKPVEVMFGKIIPYVLVGFVQAFLIIGIGVFLFGVPVLGNLFLLALLSTLFITTNLAIGYTISTVVQNQLQAMQMSMMFFLPSILLSGFMFPFAGMPAWAQYVGEALPLTHYLRIVRAIMLKGASMQNLRFDALALAALMLLAMTIAVTRFRRTLD; this is translated from the coding sequence ATGAGTGCCGTCGATCATTCGGCCCCCGCCCGCGAAATCCGCGAGCGGTTCGGCTTCTGGAAGCGCTCCTATGCGATGCTGATCAAGGAGTTCATCCAGCTCAGGCGCGATCGCGTCTCGTTCGCGATGATCGTGATGCTGCCGGTGATGCAGCTGTTGCTGTTCGGCTATGCCATCAACACCACGCCGCACAATTTGCCAAGCGCGGTGTTGTTGCAGGAGGACTCCGATCTCGCCCGCTCGGTGCTGAAGGCCTTGGAGAACACCGCCTATTTCCGCTTCATCTACCAGGTGCACGACGTCGATGATTTCGACAACCTGCTGAAATCCGGCAAGGTGCTGTTTGGCGTCGAGATCCCGCGCGGCTTCGAGCGTGCGGTGCGGCGCGGCGACAGGCCGGCGCTGCTGGTCGCGGCCGATGCGACCGATCCGGTTGCGGCAAGCGCCGCGCTTGGCTCGCTCGGCATGATCGTGCAGACCGCGCTCCAGCACGATCTCTTTATTGGCGATCCCCCGGCCATGCCGTTCGAGATCCGCGCGCATGCCCGCTACAATCCGGCGGCGGTCTCGAGCCTCAACATCGTGCCGGGCCTCGTCGGCACCATCCTGACCATGACCATGCTGATCTTCACCGCGCTCTCGGTGACGCGCGAGGTCGAGCGCGGCACCATGGAGAGCCTGCTGTCGATGCCGATCAAGCCGGTCGAGGTGATGTTCGGCAAGATCATCCCTTACGTGCTGGTCGGCTTCGTCCAGGCCTTCCTCATCATCGGCATCGGCGTGTTCCTGTTCGGTGTGCCCGTGCTGGGCAATCTGTTCCTGCTGGCGCTGCTCTCGACGCTGTTCATCACCACCAATCTGGCGATCGGCTACACGATATCGACGGTGGTGCAGAACCAGCTCCAGGCCATGCAGATGTCGATGATGTTCTTCCTGCCGAGCATCTTGCTCTCCGGCTTCATGTTCCCGTTCGCGGGGATGCCGGCCTGGGCGCAATATGTCGGCGAGGCCCTGCCGCTGACGCACTATTTGCGCATCGTCCGCGCCATCATGCTGAAAGGCGCGAGCATGCAAAACCTGCGCTTCGATGCGCTGGCGCTGGCCGCCCTGATGCTGCTCGCCATGACGATCGCCGTGACGCGCTTCCGCCGCACGCTGGATTGA